One Plasmodium vivax chromosome 13, whole genome shotgun sequence genomic region harbors:
- a CDS encoding hypothetical protein, conserved (encoded by transcript PVX_085580A): MDDPESRAIENIHGHLKECLDRNNCKVDPAGGQRNIKDVSLIHSSLKKYLVRLANINNFIKQENYFLRKKNEQLVKRCSERGALGFYKNGEGTHRVDSTNGRHGAHGTHTNCMSEIHKLSDENEFIKHKYEQMLRQNASLQVNNAQLNNTLLNRDTHEPHTNGGNRKVKVENGFLRESPNQMLPHQEGGRNMVGRRNEKDGKTQRAEINYIMFEERVSRILKCAKILEDILATLNSNLKYDQPLLFQRKMDMMEVEKKELKKQNDFLKEKIIQIETFILNDPFLVEKFNFFDDSNCFNFDPSVRDNLKLYQNNSLKMMYQNLRCLESTNEDLKQQLSSEKKKSHIYKTYMYHMREKLKDDLNELFRLNGETNVNYHNLNRCADSIRHFCEKGSSPPGNVFYHDLINEEEKEASRKEHPKCDNYLSDVSTPNFYRMFKMNSSKIDHNEQLLTHTWNRIRELGRDAAFFEKRKYEQICRQDEHDAGQEELEDDMQNEVYYFRIKKLISMRKKELDGMLQSGGRQLASQKKKEDIKLKNDLYLSRVEHKEALREWLRRQEKKLHTGDNPRNGPHRDSPLYGGENIDQFNRYIKRKIIYQFVKYKHIYEYFLQNKSACKKQISKEKFINFFNKHILNFQNGATAQRSNVGNPGDAERRVTISCQKGKKSHKDEAEEKRGSAYVEEDSTQYHDVTLEDRARRGSHHSEESTLRSDHPGEKRAEAAGGKQRERQREMDKEKQKQRERQREMEKEKQREIKAEQEKQRKMEEKQRKIKAEMEKMKQKKMEKKRQRKMEREKQREEERARKMQAERALQVDADPPATKDQADEEIPNQRELEIEPSDNSQGEKTKKGNFKKNDELSEKFYMRAEHPRRHDSSLEVLINTIKNINKKKIEKNMTSKGAKGLLSPAHSKDETGRNSLNGESPQKERRASNLCKKGSSQGSVEPIQLSNSLGVEPTEGEANQSEGGASDREAVSLGHAESGAASLLNAEDRKEEQFFNLSSEPEDTNRGGREIHLGAAADAAEVPLRRSVRGKTILGGSVALDEIKRINTMRGAGASELIQPEGDAQMGDGESGRGKGSNEELRDDIQEEPNEDCGRDGLPEYVDQGGPLKNVDPGEPPKDSHPNEPPQEGETTHSNRATGKREKPPPKRVHNENFLESGSEYSEQDLFDNNKYANVKIEAFRQMLHLRDKNVYTFFMNLIVHSKINLVRDYKNKVFNAKVGAGDILEYLLENYSQGEKCAANGEERKGGTKHTKEYLSEVELKHINEYICNNSNSSSLKTLYHKILFLNKENYESFKGRLLEGGVINLINLFHDEDLNNFDKIFDVSFVNFCDIVGISKDTCTYHFNLMDRNYKGKRYIYLKHIFRYLEVEQNMKEQLHRCNFISMQKKNLIYIHISESFHNLSNFFKSVEKKNKLYVSLNEFLYFFSENEKMGTHCYSQEDVTSLYYSILFYVYYTNKNKVLQTLQFWGEENDPQNDPQNDPQKMAPTGQSFHDEKEPPRAPPPVGVNPLVGQTRENRLTPDDGYNYVNYNLSLYKEYFSLDDFNFAIELKDLYFYFEGSECPFSKIKRRIVEIYGSVKRGLLINHETCNSERDGDDTSSSQSDQEEAPDLDVDLQLDSFQLFTRNRYRYRHCDRVCFHERAARQGKQGNAAEVGKAAKGGRVRMDAEPDSLDQAGSVPPISKKTFMCLMYNIGIHVNHCLALWRSFAPFLEYDRLDYKIFCGFLNGKITTSSHETEEGIKKIKSKLINTKEEKEADSTCSYQNRLGGTICSRLLNSLSEKDSTQSLTVDEIEVLAQVLNHVIPFNFLDKNEKKNFIQKLKKKCFKKGHDFVSLGGGGAHEGEVKEDSASGATPGSAYQNNSIVILLNGILRHTTEPNSFINSINVIDRANVRAYTAHTNVAVIEVNKELYTSDFVKLVEQKRNISEEFMSIIDDVPIFRNFPDALKNSLSMNVQKCKYEKKKVIIRQHDDPTHFYILKEGEIHFYCNSVMSTPVRVISGCSFFGEVALIFNTLRTCDAVVESDEAHCYCISREYFLSLLNKQIVKEFVEYFRANYTEGIQHIVKNYSSGDIAAGMAAGGEALQDNHAGNRPRGANALQEFPPDGDELLLEVQRSSSRKDTNQLSSVSSLNRDFSSVTLSGDNITVDVEYINQSNISSFYSDLDKILLKIFNTEQKYFVEEMESHLMKVKVLKRVLHKMKDKETFLKHLKWEKCPKGKHIILEGDSFDKFYFVKEGEISVQQFNQYKNVYEEISRVRKNQYFGHQLILSRIKSSFIAVAFQDTELYTLEASSYEQFLAPFIDTLNQSNDINHTDELTESINNHAMVKRDNEFVIKVISILKKVSVLQNLNDDQLYNGAKHFNFKFFRKGATIIRHNDTPDHFYVIKKGIVSVKVDNKEVVNVPHHMNNLHSEDNHQGEESSRRGGRTKSVYLYKYDYFGELSIINNQLRTATCEAHTNCFLLAIDKASFIDHFGVIFNELLQEADVRYTKNYSLPPWLKCMYGNGEFNEGMHSVSMKIPELGSSVSSISDDSNERFSFEREIKAKLKRERRKRPSGRNEEDEHDERGEDDGNADDHPPAQSEHEDTISKIKEEKRQKIQEIKLNELKVFERIKRKEERKIKALMKKKGVLLPGKSAKENLNAAQLSGNMGDDQGEGAPPPEEAKMVAINESKREENQNDSKDMQPPSMQQKSSSILKKKISPSNSSELKVGKMVKKLLGVISSEYNSIFHFYECIDKFNTGYIKYNDFSNFIVSQNLEELFEGKDNLESLFKYLCDGKGILTLTHFYKSVYREKDVDMYALNLLLCEVYGSSLTAFKKIVTEFNTQEDSLCSFASFELVCDTVGLNETNVKTIWEEINPTNEEQIPLEVLLTILNGELFVEQAYVAYNEKKSLLNQVVHFFQGNEEDLTKMSTQVVETNFKIIYEEPIIINKGHHKSCSNECQQVVNLLELDPHFKYLTLDQRKFFATLMNRKVMNMGDVLTNQGDDDAPILFLYQGTANIISHNIFGIETVIREIQNDELYGCYEAIQGTPADYQVKISSENAIVWILDRASYNDHLKDMLEERKQNCSHIFALLKNVPILRYLPEETLHNISYAMKVEHHQPNHTIIKENTHDDKFYILCKGLATVEKNSEINKNRLILATLRRADYFGEMALIKNIKRTANVVLDTETILLSLVDLEFHRLLTPYFDQFLSRAKANYKKLHLGIELVPAEIASISSNPNIGNAASGRGARKKVTIQGFDEGDSPVEDPRGRKKGGVSFVQSAEEAPLGEEATQESSNTHQGDGKKGAHNKRTGKAKDKGLSKTKKGKEHSLQGEGAEGTEKKREKKKGAHR; the protein is encoded by the exons ATGGATGACCCAGAATCGAGAGCCATAGAAAACATCCACGGCCACCTGAAGGAATGCCTGGACAGAAACAACTGCAAGGTCGACCCGGCGGGGGGACAAAGAAACATAAAGGACGTCTCGCTGATACACAGCTCGTTAAAAAAGTATCTCGTGCGACTAGCCAACATAAACAATTTCATCAAGCAGGAAAATTACTTTTTGCGGAAAAAGAATGAGCAGCTAGTTAAAAGGTGCAGCGAAAGGGGTGCGCTCggtttttacaaaaatggagaagggACTCACAGGGTGGACAGCACAAATGGGAGGCACGGAGCACACGGAACGCATACCAACTGCATGAGCGAAATCCACAAGCTGAGTGACGAAAACGAGTTTATCAAACACAAATACGAACAAATGCTGCGGCAAAACGCCTCGCTGCAAGTAAACAACGCCCAACTGAACAATACGCTGCTAAACAGGGACACACATGAGCcacacacaaatgggggaaacaGAAAAGTGAAAGTAGAAAATGGGTTCCTGAGGGAAAGCCCCAACCAGATGTTGCCACATCAAGAGGGGGGGCGAAACATGgtgggaagaagaaatgaaaaggacgGGAAAACCCAACGAGCTGAAATAAACTACATAATGTTTGAAGAAAGAGTAAGTAGAATCCTCAAGTGTGCAAAAATTCTGGAAGACATCCTAGCCACCCTTAACAGCAATTTGAAATATGACCAGCCGCTTTTGTTCCAAAGGAAGATGGACATGATggaggtagaaaaaaaagaactaaaaaaacagaacgattttttaaaagaaaaaattatacaaatagAAACCTTCATTTTGAATGATCCCTTTTTAGTAGaaaagtttaattttttcgacGATTCGAATTGCTTCAATTTTGACCCCTCGGTAAGGGATAACCTCAAGCTGTACCAAAATAATAGCCTAAAAATGATGTACCAGAATTTGCGCTGCTTGGAAAGCACAAATGAGGACCTGAAACAGCAGTTatcaagtgaaaaaaaaaaatcgcataTTTACAAAACGTATATGTATCACATGAGAGAGAAGTTAAAGGATGACCTAAATGAACTCTTCAGATTGAATGGAGAGACAAATGTGAACTACCATAATTTGAATCGATGCGCCGATTCGATTCgccatttttgtgaaaaggGGAGTTCACCCCCTGGGAACGTGTTCTACCATGATTTAATtaatgaggaagaaaaagaggccTCAAGGAAGGAACACCCAAAATGTGACAACTACCTGTCGGACGTGAGCACACCAAATTTTTACCGCATGTTTAAAATGAATAGCTCCAAAATTGACCATAACGAGCAGTTGTTAACCCACACGTGGAACCGGATTAGGGAGCTGGGCCGGGACGCCGCTTTCTTCGAG AAGAGGAAATATGAACAGATCTGCAGACAAGACGAACACGATGCCGGTCAGGAAGAGCTCGAAGATGACATGCAAAATGAAGTGTACTACtttagaataaaaaaattaataagcatgaggaagaaggaactgGATGGAATGTTACAATCGGGAGGGCGTCAActggctagccaaaaaaaaaaagaggacatCAAATTGAAGAATGACTTGTATTTAAGTCGTGTGGAACATAAGGAGGCACTACGCGAATGGCTAAGaaggcaggaaaaaaaactgcacacAGGTGATAATCCGAGGAATGGCCCCCATAGGGATTCCCCCCTCTATGGGGGCGAAAATATTGACCAATTCAATCGCTACATCAAGCGGAAAATCATCTACCAGTTTGTAAAATACAAACACATCTACGAGTATTtcttacaaaataaaagtgcaTGCAAAAAACAGATAAGCAAAGagaaatttattaatttttttaataagcacattttgaatttccaaaatggtgCCACTGCACAGAGGAGTAATGTAGGGAATCCTGGCGATGCTGAAAGGAGAGTCACTATATCATgccagaaggggaaaaaatcccATAAAGATGAGGccgaggaaaaaaggggaagtgctTATGTGGAGGAGGACAGCACTCAGTATCATGACGTTACATTAGAGGACCGTGCAAGGCGGGGCAGTCACCATTCTGAGGAGAGCACCCTGAGGAGTGATCACCCCGGTGAGAAGCGGGCCGAAgccgcaggggggaagcagcgggAAAGACAGCGAGAAATGGacaaggagaagcagaagcagcggGAAAGACAGCgggaaatggaaaaggagaagcagagggaaataaaagcagagcaggagaagcagcggaaaatggaggagaagcagaggaaaataaaagcagaAATGGAGAAGatgaagcagaagaaaatggagaaaaaaaggcagaggAAAATGGAGAGAGAGAAACAAAGGGAGGAGGAACGAGCGCGCAAAATGCAAGCTGAGCGGGCGCTCCAAGTGGACGCAGACCCACCCGCCACTAAGGATCAAGCCGACGAAGAGATCCCAAACCAACGCGAGCTCGAAATCGAACCGAGTGATAACagccaaggggaaaaaacgaagaaaggaaattttaaaaaaaatgacgaactGTCAGAAAAATTCTACATGCGAGCAGAGCACCCCAGGAGACATGACTCCTCCCTAGAGGTGTTAATAAatactattaaaaatataaacaaaaagaaaatagagaaaaatatgaccagTAAAGGGGCGAAAGGATTGTTATCCCCGGCCCATTCGAAGGATGAAACGGGAAGAAATAGCCTTAATGGGGAGTCTCCTCAAAAGGAGAGAAGAGCATCGAATTTGTGTAAAAAGGGTAGCAGCCAAGGCAGCGTAGAGCCCATCCAGTTGAGTAATTCATTGGGTGTAGAACCCACCGAAGGGGAAGCTAACCAGagtgaaggaggagcaaGTGATCGTGAAGCAGTTAGTCTAGGCCACGCCGAATCGGGTGCTGCCAGCTTACTTAATGCGGAAGACAGGAAAGaggagcaattttttaacttgtCAAGTGAACCGGAGGACACCAATCGGGGTGGACGCGAAATCCACTTAGGTGCCGCGGCGGACGCGGCGGAGGTTCCATTACGGCGAAGCGTTAGGGGCAAGACTATCCTCGGCGGATCGGTCGCCCTAGACGAAATTAAGAGGATAAACACCATGAGGGGTGCGGGCGCGTCAGAATTGATACAGCCGGAGGGGGATGCCCAGATGGGAGATGGCGAAAGTGGACGGGGGAAAGGTAGCAATGAGGAGCTACGAGATGACATTCAGGAGGAGCCTAATGAAGACTGCGGCCGAGATGGGCTCCCCGAATATGTTGATCAGGGTGGACCCCTCAAAAATGTTGACCCGGGTGAACCCCCCAAAGATAGCCATCCAAATGAACCCCCCCAAGAGGGCGAAACCACACACAGTAACCGCGCAACCGgcaagagggagaagcccCCCCCTAAACGCGTCCACAACGAGAACTTCCTCGAATCGGGGAGCGAATACTCCGAACAAGACCTCTTCGACAACAACAAATATGCGAATGTAAAAATAGAGGCGTTCAGGCAAATGCTTCATCTGCGGGATAAAAACGTGTACACCTTCTTCATGAACCTTATAGTGCATAGCAAGATTAACCTAGTGAGggattacaaaaataaagttttCAACGCGAAGGTAGGGGCGGGGGATATATTAGAGTATCTTTTAGAGAATTACTCCCAAGGGGAGAAGTGTGCGGCCAATGGGGAAGAGAGAAAAGGAGGTACAAAACACACCAAAGAATACCTAAGCGAGGTGGAATTGAAACACATTAACGAGTACATATGCAACAATAGTAATAGCTCCTCCCTAAAAACACTGTACCATAAGATCCTCTTTTTGAATAAAGAAAACTACGAAAGTTTTAAAGGCCGTCTGCTAGAAGGTGGGGTTATAAACCTAATCAACCTTTTCCACGATGAAGACTTAAACAActttgataaaattttcgACGTTTCTTTTGTTAACTTCTGCGACATTGTGGGGATTTCCAAAGACACATGCACCTACCATTTTAACCTCATGGATAGGAACTACAAAGGGAAGAGgtacatttatttgaagCACATTTTTCGCTACCTGGAGGTGGAACAAAACATGAAAGAGCAGTTACACAGGTGTAACTTCATTTccatgcagaaaaaaaatttaatttatattcatatCAGTGAGTCTTTCCATAACTtgagtaattttttcaaatctgtggagaagaagaataagTTGTATGTAAGTCTGAACGAGtttctttatttcttttccgaaaatgagaaaatggGGACGCACTGCTACTCCCAGGAGGATGTAACGAGCCTGTACTACTCCATCCTCTTTTATGTGTACTACACGAATAAGAACAAGGTGTTGCAGACGTTGCAattttggggggaagaaaatgaccCTCAAAATGACCCTCAAAATGATCCGCAGAAGATGGCCCCAACTGGGCAAAGTTTCCATGACGAGAAAGAGCCACCCAgggcacccccccccgttGGTGTAAACCCACTTGTTGGCCAAACTCGAGAAAACAGATTAACCCCGGACGATGGGTACAATTATGTTAATTACAATTTGTCCCTCTACAAGGAGTATTTCTCCCTGGACGATTTCAATTTTGCCATCGAGCTGAAGGACCTTTACTTCTACTTCGAGGGTTCCGAGTGCCCCTTTTCCAAAATAAAACGGAGGATTGTGGAGATTTACGGATCAGTGAAAAGGGGGCTCCTAATCAACCACGAGACTTGCAACAGCGAGAGGGATGGAGACGACACGAGCAGCTCCCAGAGCGATCAGGAGGAGGCGCCGGACCTGGACGTGGACCTGCAGCTGGACTCCTTCCAGCTGTTCACGCGGAACAGGTACAGGTATAGGCACTGCGACCGGGTTTGCTTCCACGAGCGGGCGGCGAGGCAGGGGAAACAGGGGAACGCCGCAGAAGTGGGAAAGGCagcgaaggggggaagagtgCGTATGGACGCCGAACCGGACTCGCTGGACCAGGCGGGCTCAGTCCCCCCAATCAGCAAGAAAACCTTCATGTGCCTGATGTACAACATAGGGATACACGTGAACCACTGCCTGGCCCTGTGGAGGAGCTTCGCCCCCTTTCTGGAGTACGACCGGCTGGACTACAAAATATTCTGCGGGTTCTTAAACGGGAAAATAACCACATCGAGCCACGAGACGGAGgaaggcataaaaaaaattaaaagcaaacTAATAAACAccaaggaggagaaggaagcgGACTCCACGTGCAGCTACCAAAACAGGCTGGGGGGAACCATCTGCTCTCGCCTACTAAACAGCCTAAGTGAAAAGGACTCAACTCAGTCGCTCACGGTAGACGAAATAGAGGTCCTCGCGCAGGTGCTGAATCACGTCATCCCGTTTAACTTTTTggacaaaaatgagaaaaaaaatttcatacaaaagttaaaaaagaagtgttttaaaaagggcCACGATTTTGTGTCCCTAGGGGGTGGAGGAGCACACGAAGGGGAAGTGAAAGAGGATAGCGCAAGCGGGGCAACGCCGGGAAGTGCCTACCAGAACAACTCCATCGTTATCCTTTTGAACGGAATTTTAAGGCACACCACGGAGCCCAACTCCTTCATAAACAGCATCAACGTGATCGACAGGGCCAACGTGCGCGCCTACACAGCACACACAAATGTCGCCGTGATTGAGGTAAATAAGGAGCTGTACACGAGCGACTTTGTAAAGCTagtggaacaaaaaagaaacatttcGGAAGAGTTCATGAGCATTATCGATGACGTACCCATCTTTAGAAATTTCCCAGACGCCTTGAAAAATAGCCTTTCCATGAATGTTCAAAAGtgtaaatatgaaaaaaaaaaagttatcatAAGACAGCATGACGATCCcacccatttttacatactgaaagagggggaaatacACTTCTACTGTAACAGTGTGATGAGCACCCCGGTGAGGGTCATTTCGGGGTGCTCGTTTTTTGGGGAGGTGGCTCTCATATTTAACACGCTAAGAACGTGCGACGCGGTGGTCGAGTCGGATGAAGCTCACTGCTACTGCATTTCCAGGGAGTACTTCCTCTCCCTGTTGAATAAGCAAATTGTGAAGGAATTCGTGGAATACTTCCGGGCCAATTACACGGAGGGCATTCAGCACATCGTTAAGAATTACTCAAGTGGGGACATCGCAGCGGGTATGGCAGCGGGAGGGGAGGCGCTTCAGGATAACCATGCAGGGAATCGCCCCAGAGGAGCAAACGCCCTGCAGGAGTTCCCCCCCGATGGAGACGAACTGCTACTTGAGGTCCAACGGTCCAGTTCGAGAAAAGACACAAACCAGCTCTCCTCAGTTAGCAGCCTCAATAGAGACTTCTCCTCAGTAACCCTCTCAGGAGACAACATCACGGTGGACGTGGAATACATCAACCAAAGCAATATAAGCTCATTCTACAGCGACTTGGATAAAATCCTGCTGAAAATATTCAACACAGAACAGAAGTACTTTGTGGAAGAAATGGAGTCCCACTTGATGAAAGTTAAGGTACTGAAAAGGGTTCtacacaaaatgaaggataAAGAAACGTTCCTTAAGCATCTCAAGTGGGAAAAATGCCCCAAGGGAAAGCACATCATATTGGAAGGAGATTCCTTCGACAAATTTTACTTCGTTAAAGAGGGAGAAATATCCGTACAGCAATTTAATCagtacaaaaatgtgtatgaGGAAATTTCCAGAGTTCGGAAGAATCAGTATTTTGGCCATCAGCTAATTTTGAGTAGGATAAAATCCTCCTTCATTGCGGTGGCCTTCCAAGACACAGAACTGTACACGTTAGAGGCGTCCTCCTATGAGCAGTTCCTCGCCCCCTTTATAGACACGCTTAACCAATCAAATGATATTAACCACACAGATGAGCTAACAGAGAGTATAAACAACCACGCGATGGTGAAGAGGGACAACGAATTTGTAATAAAAGTTATAAGCATTCTAAAGAAGGTAAGTGTGCTTCAGAATTTAAATGACGACCAGCTGTACAATGGTGCCAAacatttcaattttaaatttttcagaAAAGGAGCAACCATAATAAGGCACAACGATACCCCTGACCACTTTTACGTAATCAAAAAGGGAATCGTTTCTGTTAAGGTGGACAACAAAGAGGTGGTAAATGTCCCTCATCATATGAACAATCTACATAGTGAGGATAAccaccaaggggaagaatccTCACgtagagggggaagaaccaAATCGGTGTACCTGTACAAGTATGACTACTTTGGAGAGCTATCCATCATAAATAATCAGCTGAGGACTGCCACCTGTGAGGCTCACACGAATTGCTTCCTACTAGCCATTGACAAGGCATCCTTCATTGACCACTTTGGGGTAATATTCAATGAACTCCTACAAGAAGCTGATGTGAGGTACACGAAAAATTACAGCCTGCCGCCGTGGCTCAAGTGCATGTATGGCAATGGTGAGTTTAACGAGGGCATGCACTCCGTGTCGATGAAGATCCCCGAACTGGGGAGCTCCGTCAGCAGCATTTCGGACGATAGCAACGAGAGGTTCAGCTTCGAGAGGGAGATAAAGGCGAAGCTGAAGAGGGAGCGGAGGAAGAGGCCAAGCGGTCGCAACGAAGAAGACGAGCACGACGAGCGCGGCGAAGATGACGGAAACGCGGATGACCACCCCCCTGCGCAAAGCGAACACGAAGACACGATTAGCAAAATtaaggaggagaagaggcAGAAAATACAAGAAATTAAGCTGAACGAGCTCAAGGTGTTCGAGCGGATAAAGCGgaaggaggagagaaaaatcAAGGCCCtcatgaagaaaaagggagtgCTCCTCCCAGGAAAGAGCGCAAAGGAAAACCTAAACGCCGCTCAACTTAGTGGCAATATGGGGGATGACCAAGGAGAgggggccccccccccggagGAAGCCAAAATGGTAGCCATAAACGAATCAAAGAGGGAGGAAAATCAAAACGATTCAAAAGATATGCAACCACCTTCCATGCAACAGAAATCGTccagcattttaaaaaaaaagatcagTCCGTCGAACTCGTCTGAGCTGAAGGTaggcaaaatggtgaagaagctCCTGGGGGTTATCTCCTCAGAGtataattccatttttcatttttacgaaTGCATAGACAAGTTCAACACTGGGTACATAAAATACAACGACTTCTCAAATTTTATCGTTTCCCAAAATCTGGAAGAGCTATTCGAAGGAAAAGACAATTTGGAAAGTTTGTTCAAGTACCTCTGTGATGGGAAGGGCATCTTAACATTAACACACTTTTACAAAAGTGTATACAGAGAGAAAGACGTCGACATGTACGCGCTGAATTTACTCCTCTGCGAAGTGTACGGAAGCAGTCTCACCGCGTTTAAGAAGATAGTTACTGAGTTCAACACACAAGAGGATTCTCTTTGCAGCTTTGCCAGCTTCGAACTGGTTTGTGATACCGTAGGGTTGAACGAGACGAATGTAAAAACCATCTGGGAGGAAATTAACCCAACGAATGAGGAGCAGATTCCACTAGAAGTTTTACTTACCATTCTGAATGGAGAGCTTTTCGTGGAACAGGCCTACGTGGCCTACAACGAGAAAAAGTCCCTGCTAAATCAGGTGGTTCACTTTTTCCAAGGCAATGAAGAAGACCTCACAAAAATGAGTACCCAAGTCGTGGAaacgaattttaaaataatttatgaaGAGCCAATAATCATCAACAAGGGTCACCACAAGTCCTGTTCTAATGAATGCCAACAGGTGGTAAATCTGTTGGAGTTAGATCCCCATTTTAAGTACTTAACTTTGGACCAGAGAAAATTCTTTGCAACTTTAATGAATCGGAAGGTCATGAACATGGGAGATGTACTAACCAACCAAGGGGATGATGATGCGCCTATTTTATTTCTCTACCAAGGGACTGCCAACATTATTAGCCACAACATTTTTGGAATTGAAACGGTCATTAGGGAGATTCAAAATGATGAGTTGTACGGCTGCTATGAAGCTATTCAAGGGACACCGGCAGATTATCAAGTAAAAATATCCTCTGAAAATGCTATCGTTTGGATTTTAGACAGAGCATCCTATAATGATCACTTAAAAGATATGCTagaagaaagaaaacaaaactgctctcacatttttgccttaCTCAAAAATGTACCCATTCTGAGATACCTCCCAGAGGAAACCCTCCACAATATTTCCTACGCCATGAAGGTGGAGCATCACCAACCTAACCATACCATcataaaggaaaacacaCATGATGATAAGTTTTACATCCTATGTAAAGGTCTCGCAACAGTTGAAAAAAACTcagaaattaataaaaacagACTTATTCTGGCCACCCTTCGGAGGGCAGATTACTTTGGAGAAATGgccttaataaaaaatatcaaacgAACTGCCAACGTCGTTTTGGACACGGAGACCATTTTGCTCTCTCTTGTCGATTTGGAATTCCACAGATTGTTAACACCCTACTTTGATCAATTTTTAAGCAGGGCTAAAGCGAATTATAAGAAGTTGCACTTGGGTATTGAACTGGTGCCCGCCGAAATTGCCAGCATTAGCAGCAACCCTAACATTGGGAACGCCGCCTCCGGGAGGGGCGCGCGGAAAAAGGTGACCATACAAGGGTTTGACGAGGGCGACAGCCCGGTGGAGGATCCGCGGGGCAGGAAAAAGGGCGGCGTCAGCTTTGTGCAATCCGCAGAGGAGGCACCActgggggaggaagcaaccCAGGAGAGCAGTAACACTCACCAGGGGgatggcaaaaagggagctCACAACAAACGCACTGGAAAGGCCAAAGATAAGGGGCTCAGTAAAAccaagaaggggaaagagCACAGCTTGCAGGGCGAAGGAGCAGAAGGCACTGAAAAGAAacgagagaaaaaaaaaggtgcacacAGGTGA